In Pseudomonas poae, a single genomic region encodes these proteins:
- a CDS encoding type II secretion system protein M, producing the protein MKRRIESTLRAWKSLSLRERYLLICMALLLLCGLLYSLLWQPTQQRLAGAERLYQQQWVLSRRVLLAQPQQDTSVATQPLPARLSERATAAGLDLHQMEVDGDQLRLSISGEAHALLSWLADVERDGTPLLTLTLEKREQRLEARVVL; encoded by the coding sequence GTGAAGCGCCGGATAGAGTCGACCTTACGCGCCTGGAAAAGTCTGTCGTTGCGCGAGCGCTACTTGCTTATTTGCATGGCACTGCTGCTGCTCTGCGGATTGCTCTACTCATTACTGTGGCAACCCACGCAGCAACGGTTGGCCGGTGCCGAGCGCCTGTACCAACAACAGTGGGTACTCTCGCGGCGAGTGTTGCTGGCTCAGCCCCAACAAGACACGTCGGTTGCCACCCAACCCTTGCCGGCCCGGCTCAGTGAACGCGCAACGGCGGCAGGCCTGGACCTGCACCAGATGGAAGTAGATGGCGACCAATTGCGCTTGAGCATCAGCGGAGAAGCGCACGCACTGTTGAGCTGGCTTGCTGATGTAGAGCGCGATGGCACGCCTTTGCTCACATTGACGCTGGAAAAGCGGGAGCAGCGGCTAGAGGCACGCGTGGTGCTTTAG